A section of the Thermogemmatispora onikobensis genome encodes:
- a CDS encoding DUF402 domain-containing protein, producing the protein MSHAGSGLARLGLPRGAQQMITVIKKNPQGEALFSYQGEVLAATSRICILRAFWTWPDRDLGYTRFETGDCFTEYYYTDRWFNIFAIAGKDGERKGWYCNIAEPAVIHDDRIEQVDLLLDVWVDRQGRAQVLDEDEFQAATNLSMAQRRGAREGLQALLEMVTRREGPFAEIGP; encoded by the coding sequence ATGAGTCACGCCGGCAGTGGTCTGGCCCGTCTGGGATTGCCACGGGGAGCGCAGCAGATGATCACCGTTATTAAGAAAAATCCGCAAGGTGAGGCGCTCTTCTCCTACCAGGGTGAAGTGCTCGCTGCCACCTCGCGTATTTGCATCCTCCGTGCCTTCTGGACGTGGCCCGATCGCGACCTTGGCTACACGCGCTTCGAAACGGGCGACTGCTTTACAGAGTATTATTATACTGATCGCTGGTTCAACATCTTCGCAATCGCAGGGAAGGATGGTGAGCGCAAGGGTTGGTATTGCAACATCGCCGAGCCCGCGGTGATTCACGATGACCGTATTGAGCAGGTTGATCTTTTGCTCGACGTCTGGGTTGACCGCCAGGGAAGGGCACAGGTGCTGGACGAGGATGAGTTTCAGGCAGCGACAAATTTGAGCATGGCCCAGCGTCGCGGCGCTCGGGAGGGCTTGCAGGCCCTGCTGGAGATGGTCACCCGCCGTGAGGGGCCATTTGCCGAGATAGGGCCATAA
- a CDS encoding aminoacyl--tRNA ligase-related protein, producing the protein MLSLDLLRQQPELVRKGLQKRRVSVALEEIERLAEQRDGLARRCEGLYGSLKNLREQCRAAAASRRAGLEQQITRLEEEIRALELQIADLETRLRLSLLPLPNLPHSDVPTGFLRSANRELRRWGVPMSFYFSPRSYRELGSGLGLIDSVAGSRLSGSQFMVISGPGARLLRALVTFALDFFTQEWTYREVQLPLLMKYGALLAAGQFPPLESQSYSCQADELYLNPGGAPSLVNLYSNTVLTAESLPLRLVTWTPVFHRDGGSSSLPPSAARLPWHQLSEVQLLLLVTPQESYTVLQTLLLQIETLLQRLELAYRVVMLCSGQLPFASAMTLTVEAWLPAQRRFLPLAAVSNYEGFQTRRANILYRTPGGQIDYPHSLGACALSIEQAVAAILEVYQQADGSVVVPKILRPMMGLSLLTSQ; encoded by the coding sequence ATGCTGAGTCTTGATTTACTGCGTCAGCAACCCGAGCTTGTACGGAAAGGACTGCAGAAACGCCGGGTCAGTGTGGCGCTCGAAGAGATCGAGCGTCTGGCCGAGCAGCGTGATGGCCTTGCCAGGCGCTGTGAAGGACTCTACGGGTCGCTCAAGAATCTGCGTGAGCAATGCCGGGCGGCTGCTGCCAGTCGGCGCGCCGGACTTGAACAGCAGATCACGCGCCTCGAAGAGGAGATCCGCGCGCTGGAGTTGCAGATTGCTGACCTGGAGACGCGCCTGCGCCTGTCGCTCTTGCCGTTGCCCAATCTGCCCCATTCTGATGTGCCCACTGGCTTCCTGCGTTCGGCTAATCGCGAGCTACGCCGCTGGGGCGTCCCAATGAGCTTCTACTTCTCTCCTCGCTCGTACCGCGAGCTAGGCAGTGGGCTGGGCCTCATCGACAGCGTTGCCGGCAGTCGTCTGAGCGGCAGTCAATTTATGGTCATAAGCGGCCCGGGAGCCAGGCTGCTGCGGGCGCTGGTGACCTTTGCCCTTGACTTCTTCACCCAAGAATGGACCTACAGAGAGGTCCAGCTCCCGCTCCTGATGAAGTATGGTGCTCTGCTGGCCGCCGGGCAGTTTCCTCCTCTGGAGTCCCAGAGCTATAGCTGTCAGGCGGATGAGCTCTATCTCAACCCGGGGGGAGCACCGTCCCTGGTGAATCTCTACAGTAATACGGTCCTCACCGCTGAGAGCTTGCCCTTGCGCCTGGTGACCTGGACCCCAGTCTTTCACCGCGATGGAGGCTCATCCTCACTTCCTCCCAGTGCAGCGCGCCTGCCCTGGCACCAGCTCAGCGAGGTGCAACTGCTCTTGTTAGTGACCCCGCAGGAGTCATACACAGTCTTACAAACACTGTTGTTACAAATCGAAACACTGTTGCAGCGTCTGGAACTGGCCTACCGGGTCGTCATGCTCTGTAGCGGCCAATTGCCCTTTGCCTCCGCGATGACCCTGACGGTCGAAGCCTGGCTACCGGCCCAGCGGCGCTTTCTCCCCCTGGCCGCCGTCAGCAATTACGAAGGCTTTCAGACGCGCCGCGCCAATATCCTCTATCGAACCCCCGGCGGCCAGATCGACTACCCCCATAGCCTGGGCGCCTGTGCCCTGAGCATTGAGCAGGCGGTGGCCGCCATTCTGGAGGTCTACCAGCAGGCCGATGGCAGCGTGGTGGTGCCGAAAATACTCCGCCCCATGATGGGCCTCTCCCTGCTCACTTCCCAGTGA